The following proteins are co-located in the Candidatus Methanogranum gryphiswaldense genome:
- a CDS encoding NADH-quinone oxidoreductase subunit C produces MDTNAVYQKPSEDEIKTLLSEKFGDSVQVTKTETRRVYAIVKRESIHKVCEYIHDNLTFEHISTVIGVDMVSNMRVVYHINNYFNGCVIELTVDVPNEDLHIASISDIWVGGNWHERETWELFGIFFDGHPKLERLLTPDTYEFYPFRKSYKMRGQE; encoded by the coding sequence ATGGATACAAATGCTGTTTATCAGAAACCTTCTGAAGATGAGATCAAGACTCTGCTTTCCGAGAAATTCGGAGATTCGGTTCAAGTTACTAAGACAGAAACTAGAAGAGTTTATGCAATTGTTAAAAGGGAAAGCATACACAAGGTTTGCGAGTATATTCATGACAATTTGACGTTCGAACATATTTCGACTGTCATCGGTGTTGATATGGTAAGTAATATGCGTGTTGTTTACCACATTAACAATTATTTTAACGGATGTGTCATAGAGTTGACCGTCGATGTTCCTAATGAGGATCTTCATATAGCTTCCATATCAGACATCTGGGTCGGTGGAAATTGGCATGAGAGAGAGACATGGGAATTGTTCGGAATATTCTTTGACGGACATCCAAAACTAGAGAGACTTCTTACACCTGATACATACGAGTTCTATCCGTTCAGGAAGTCTTATAAGATGAGGGGGCAGGAATGA
- a CDS encoding polysaccharide deacetylase family protein, translating into MKRAFCLTVDLDRDVNICIDGQLAAGSFDRGRGTSPRFDSTGRGLVLLSDLLDELEIKATYFAEARTLENIECAQYLSGHEVGMHGLDHEDLTGCNDVILSAEMIAAILERSSEIVTDITGRIPRCFRAPYMKIDDLVIDMLPSVGVIYDSSMYAPIQVSSHPSMWENGIIEVPIPEDQDLNGNKMAGYLWPMHEGKRTPKDYLDLSDHVKEGVYTIATHTWHMCESRKGGFMSDSLVANNMENLRKILVGLMDSGFTPMTIPKAADKFSRALG; encoded by the coding sequence ATGAAGAGAGCATTCTGTTTAACAGTGGATCTGGACAGAGACGTCAATATCTGTATAGATGGTCAGTTGGCCGCTGGTTCCTTTGACAGGGGTAGAGGTACTTCGCCCAGGTTCGATTCTACAGGCAGGGGTTTAGTACTTTTGTCCGATCTTTTAGATGAGTTGGAGATAAAAGCAACATATTTTGCTGAGGCACGGACACTTGAGAACATAGAGTGTGCTCAATATCTAAGTGGACATGAGGTAGGAATGCATGGTCTTGACCACGAGGACCTTACCGGATGCAATGATGTTATTCTGAGTGCAGAGATGATCGCTGCAATATTGGAAAGGTCCTCAGAGATCGTTACTGACATAACAGGAAGGATACCGAGGTGTTTTAGAGCACCATATATGAAGATCGACGATCTTGTAATCGATATGCTTCCTTCGGTTGGTGTGATCTACGATTCCTCGATGTATGCACCAATACAGGTAAGTTCGCACCCTTCTATGTGGGAGAACGGAATAATTGAGGTGCCTATACCTGAGGATCAAGATTTGAATGGTAATAAAATGGCTGGGTATTTGTGGCCGATGCATGAGGGAAAAAGGACCCCTAAGGATTATTTGGATCTTTCAGATCATGTAAAAGAAGGTGTTTACACAATAGCTACGCATACCTGGCACATGTGTGAGTCGAGAAAAGGCGGATTTATGAGTGACAGTTTGGTAGCAAACAATATGGAGAATTTAAGAAAAATCCTCGTAGGACTTATGGACTCAGGGTTCACACCTATGACGATTCCAAAGGCTGCAGACAAGTTCTCTCGCGCGCTAGGCTAA
- the proC gene encoding pyrroline-5-carboxylate reductase — MTTKIGFIGAGRMAGAMIKGLIEKKVYDVDEIIACAPTEDTRNKISQSYGIDTYKNAAEVAKKADILILAIKPKQIPALFEEEHLKLGHNHLLISIAAGVKINTLNQYVPDSRIIRVMPNHCCMVLEGASGYVRGTNATDEDMHTTNTIFSALGLAVEVRECDLDAVTGVSGSSPAFMYMMIRAISDSGVLAGLPRKAATELAAQSMIGAGRMILESGMTPEQLIDGVCSPGGTTIEGVKVLNDQGFESTVVEAVNSSIRRSIELGKTK, encoded by the coding sequence ATGACGACTAAGATTGGATTCATCGGAGCAGGCAGAATGGCAGGCGCTATGATCAAGGGACTTATTGAAAAAAAGGTCTATGATGTTGATGAAATTATCGCCTGCGCCCCGACCGAAGATACCCGTAATAAAATATCTCAATCGTACGGCATCGATACATACAAAAACGCAGCCGAGGTGGCAAAAAAAGCAGATATCCTGATACTTGCTATTAAACCGAAACAGATTCCTGCACTCTTTGAAGAAGAACACTTAAAATTAGGTCACAACCACCTATTGATAAGCATTGCCGCAGGGGTAAAAATAAACACCTTAAATCAATATGTGCCAGACAGCAGAATTATAAGAGTTATGCCAAATCATTGTTGCATGGTTCTCGAAGGCGCATCAGGATACGTTAGAGGAACAAATGCCACTGATGAAGATATGCACACAACAAACACCATATTTTCAGCACTAGGTTTAGCTGTTGAGGTAAGAGAATGCGATCTAGATGCAGTCACAGGTGTGAGTGGAAGTTCTCCTGCATTCATGTATATGATGATCAGAGCGATATCTGATTCAGGTGTATTAGCTGGACTGCCTAGGAAAGCTGCCACTGAACTTGCAGCACAATCCATGATTGGTGCTGGAAGAATGATACTTGAAAGCGGAATGACCCCTGAACAGTTGATCGACGGAGTTTGCTCACCGGGAGGGACCACCATAGAAGGTGTTAAAGTTCTCAATGACCAAGGATTTGAGTCTACTGTCGTAGAGGCTGTTAACTCCTCAATAAGAAGATCCATTGAACTGGGAAAAACCAAATGA
- the uppS gene encoding di-trans,poly-cis-decaprenylcistransferase, producing MEGGTIPNHLAIIMDGNRRYAEEILDTEANVGHGLGELKLEELLDWCLGLGIKYVTVFAFSTENFSRDSQEVEYLMDLFEASLYKVADLPKTHQEGMRVRVMGDRKILSDGLREAVDYAESKTNMYDKFNFTIAMAYGSRQEIICAVKDIARKVKDGEMTLEDISEETFSQHLYTSELPDPDLILRTSGEIRISNFLLWQIAYSELYFTDVYWPGFRYIDLLRAIRSYQQRIRRYGV from the coding sequence ATGGAAGGGGGAACCATACCTAATCATCTTGCCATAATAATGGATGGAAATCGTAGGTATGCGGAAGAGATACTCGATACCGAAGCAAATGTCGGTCATGGACTAGGGGAATTGAAACTCGAAGAGCTTTTGGATTGGTGTCTCGGGCTTGGCATAAAGTACGTCACGGTCTTTGCTTTTTCGACAGAGAATTTTTCCAGGGACTCACAAGAGGTCGAATACCTCATGGATCTTTTCGAGGCGTCACTTTACAAGGTCGCAGATCTACCCAAGACCCATCAGGAAGGCATGAGAGTTAGGGTGATGGGGGACCGTAAAATACTTTCTGACGGTCTAAGGGAAGCAGTAGATTATGCTGAAAGCAAGACCAATATGTATGATAAATTCAACTTCACAATAGCAATGGCATATGGTAGCAGACAGGAGATAATCTGTGCTGTGAAGGATATAGCACGTAAGGTAAAGGACGGGGAGATGACCTTGGAGGATATCTCTGAGGAAACGTTCTCGCAACATCTTTACACATCAGAACTTCCGGATCCGGATCTGATACTTCGTACCTCTGGAGAGATAAGGATCTCAAATTTCCTTCTTTGGCAGATAGCATATTCGGAACTTTATTTCACGGATGTTTATTGGCCAGGGTTCAGGTATATCGATCTTTTGAGGGCCATAAGATCGTACCAGCAGCGTATCAGGCGTTATGGGGTATGA
- a CDS encoding TIGR04190 family B12-binding domain/radical SAM domain protein, translated as MFLHAPSVYDFRKKPIFYGPVSDVIPSSPVFECYPIGFMTISSHLEAAGFKTRIVNIAVQMLQSEKFDVEKKIKSLEADVFAIDLHWMPHAHGAIELAKIVKKYHPESKVEFGGFTSSYFWEELINRPEIDLVMCGDTTEVPTVKLMETLSRGGDLSEVPNLVWKDKTGKAHNNGLTYSLESLDEVIFDYGDMIRCVMRTMDIKGALPWYGWDKTPLTSVFTVRGCSINCAECGGSHFANEKVVCRRAPAYRSPEKLAEDLEGIQNYLKSPVFIVGDLRQHSMDYADRFLKEVKERGIQNHAVIELFNGANVEYFKKVDRAFEGGWSIEFSPDSYDEEVRMALGKGYTNENIDRTVESAFKSGCDRMDMFYMNGLPFQTIDSAMDSAKASKKLWGLVKKEDRFFIYNAPFAPFVDPGSRVFEDPERWGYKLYARTLEEHRQRLDNPSWKYVLSYETKWMNRDDIAEVSYDAANVLATMEYESGRISEDTLNARKGRTETARSLMHDIDQIMKIEDREQREAKLWETKDRSKDLVNSTICNKNDLDWNAGSIYTNGFRVVSGLMKRRRH; from the coding sequence ATTTTCTTACATGCACCCAGTGTTTATGATTTTAGGAAGAAGCCGATATTCTATGGACCGGTAAGCGATGTAATTCCCTCATCGCCGGTGTTTGAATGTTATCCGATCGGATTCATGACAATTTCTTCTCATCTTGAGGCTGCAGGGTTCAAGACCAGGATAGTGAATATCGCGGTCCAGATGCTACAGAGTGAAAAATTCGATGTTGAAAAGAAGATAAAATCACTTGAGGCGGATGTATTCGCCATAGACCTTCATTGGATGCCGCACGCGCACGGAGCGATAGAGCTCGCGAAGATAGTAAAAAAATATCATCCTGAATCCAAAGTTGAGTTTGGAGGATTCACATCTTCTTATTTTTGGGAAGAGCTCATCAATAGGCCGGAAATAGATCTCGTGATGTGTGGTGATACGACAGAGGTGCCCACAGTAAAATTGATGGAAACATTGAGCAGAGGGGGAGATCTATCAGAAGTTCCGAATCTTGTTTGGAAGGATAAAACTGGAAAGGCTCACAACAATGGTCTGACATATTCTCTTGAATCTTTGGATGAAGTGATATTTGATTATGGAGATATGATCAGATGTGTGATGAGGACGATGGACATCAAAGGCGCGCTTCCTTGGTATGGGTGGGATAAGACCCCATTGACATCGGTTTTCACTGTCAGAGGATGTTCTATCAATTGTGCGGAATGCGGCGGATCACATTTTGCTAATGAAAAAGTTGTATGTAGAAGAGCACCCGCATACAGAAGTCCTGAGAAATTGGCCGAGGATCTAGAGGGTATACAGAATTATCTGAAATCCCCTGTATTCATTGTCGGGGACCTAAGACAACACAGCATGGATTATGCAGACAGGTTCCTGAAAGAGGTCAAGGAGAGAGGTATACAGAATCACGCTGTCATAGAATTATTCAATGGTGCCAACGTAGAATATTTTAAAAAGGTCGATAGGGCCTTCGAAGGCGGATGGAGCATTGAATTCTCCCCAGATTCATATGATGAGGAGGTCAGGATGGCATTGGGTAAGGGTTATACCAATGAGAATATAGACAGGACTGTCGAATCAGCATTCAAAAGTGGATGTGATAGAATGGACATGTTCTACATGAACGGCCTTCCTTTTCAGACTATTGACAGTGCCATGGACAGCGCTAAAGCATCCAAAAAATTATGGGGGCTTGTGAAAAAAGAAGATAGGTTCTTCATCTATAACGCACCATTCGCACCATTCGTAGATCCCGGCAGCAGAGTATTCGAAGATCCTGAGAGATGGGGATACAAACTTTATGCAAGAACATTGGAAGAGCACCGTCAGAGGTTGGACAATCCTTCTTGGAAATATGTCTTGTCATATGAGACCAAATGGATGAATCGTGACGATATCGCTGAAGTATCATACGATGCCGCCAATGTATTGGCGACAATGGAGTACGAAAGCGGACGGATATCAGAAGATACACTAAATGCTAGGAAGGGAAGAACCGAGACCGCACGTTCGCTCATGCATGATATCGATCAAATAATGAAGATCGAAGACAGAGAGCAGCGTGAAGCGAAGCTTTGGGAAACAAAGGACAGAAGTAAAGATCTTGTCAATTCGACGATATGCAACAAGAACGATCTTGATTGGAATGCGGGTTCGATATATACCAACGGATTCCGTGTGGTATCAGGGCTCATGAAAAGAAGAAGACATTGA
- a CDS encoding NADH-quinone oxidoreductase subunit H: MAYSSILNWITFNDLMQNPWYPYGNTYNLPFDIAYKLWEIIGGAIAWLINLLIPGNAVSTWLISDGVCVGGALIIFMIVIFLVVFICTLISLWMERKVLGRVMDRRGTMIGMKGFLQCVADGLKTFMKENTIPKKVDKMTYMWTLSLVIGVSVLIACMIPLSGRWFVVNYDTGLLIIMAFFALAPFFILVSGWAQNNKYSLIGGMRAAELMISYEVPMLIMISSACLLAGSFNIGDIVNAQRDVWFIIPMIVGFITFLFCATAEAERTPFDIAEAEAELVEGWQTEYAGMKWGLIMLGDYFRGYVSCAMITIIFLGGWNIPFVSDSVNNFLPEVVFLLKTWFVFFLMIMIRAALPRVRTDQIVNIGWKVFMPLSVVNFVIVLLLKLGGIY, from the coding sequence ATGGCATATAGTAGTATTCTTAATTGGATCACCTTCAACGACTTGATGCAGAATCCTTGGTACCCTTATGGTAACACATACAATCTTCCTTTCGATATAGCCTATAAGCTGTGGGAAATAATCGGCGGAGCCATAGCCTGGCTCATTAACCTATTGATTCCTGGCAACGCGGTTTCCACATGGCTTATTTCAGATGGAGTTTGTGTGGGTGGAGCGCTCATCATTTTCATGATCGTGATCTTCCTGGTGGTCTTCATATGTACTCTGATATCACTTTGGATGGAGCGTAAGGTCCTCGGAAGGGTCATGGACAGAAGGGGAACGATGATTGGAATGAAGGGATTCCTTCAGTGTGTAGCTGATGGACTTAAGACCTTCATGAAAGAGAACACAATCCCCAAGAAGGTCGACAAGATGACCTATATGTGGACGCTTTCACTGGTCATTGGTGTATCTGTGCTCATAGCATGTATGATACCCTTGTCTGGAAGATGGTTTGTAGTCAATTACGACACAGGTCTTCTAATAATCATGGCGTTCTTTGCCCTGGCACCCTTCTTCATCCTTGTTTCAGGATGGGCACAGAATAACAAATATTCTTTGATCGGTGGTATGAGAGCTGCAGAGCTTATGATCTCTTATGAGGTCCCAATGCTCATTATGATATCATCTGCTTGTTTACTGGCAGGCAGCTTCAACATCGGAGATATCGTCAATGCACAGCGCGATGTATGGTTCATCATACCCATGATCGTTGGTTTCATCACATTCCTTTTCTGCGCTACAGCGGAAGCAGAACGTACACCGTTCGATATCGCGGAAGCAGAAGCTGAATTAGTCGAAGGATGGCAGACCGAGTACGCAGGAATGAAGTGGGGATTAATCATGCTCGGTGATTACTTCAGAGGATACGTATCATGTGCAATGATAACCATTATCTTCTTGGGCGGATGGAATATACCATTTGTATCGGATAGCGTGAATAATTTCTTGCCAGAGGTCGTGTTCTTGTTGAAGACATGGTTTGTGTTCTTCCTCATGATCATGATAAGGGCGGCACTCCCAAGGGTCAGGACAGATCAGATAGTCAATATCGGATGGAAGGTTTTCATGCCATTGTCGGTAGTTAACTTTGTGATAGTTCTTCTTCTAAAGTTAGGAGGGATATACTGA
- a CDS encoding bifunctional 5,10-methylene-tetrahydrofolate dehydrogenase/5,10-methylene-tetrahydrofolate cyclohydrolase produces the protein MTARLILGKEVSESIYSELRERIETLKAKGVTPGLAVVLVGEDPASQTYVRMKGKKCEELGMHSVTIIMPEKTTEEELLSKVRELNKDHSIHGFLVQLPLPEHINEDMIINAIDPKKDVDCFHPVNVGKMLIGNPSFLPATPAGVQQMLIRSGIQTAGKHVVVVGRSNIVGKPMAAMMFQKGNGADSTVTLVHSKTKDLASMTRQADILIVAIGKPMFITRDMVKEGAVVIDVGTNRIEDPKSKDGFRSVGDVDFENVKEVASAITPVPKGVGPMTICMLMANAVKAAENAASSR, from the coding sequence TTGACCGCTCGTTTGATATTAGGCAAGGAAGTTTCCGAGAGTATCTATTCGGAGCTCAGAGAGAGGATCGAGACATTGAAGGCAAAAGGAGTCACTCCCGGTCTTGCAGTGGTGTTGGTCGGCGAGGACCCAGCTTCTCAAACATATGTTAGGATGAAGGGTAAAAAATGTGAGGAGTTGGGAATGCATTCCGTCACAATCATAATGCCTGAAAAAACAACGGAAGAGGAGCTTCTTTCAAAGGTCAGAGAACTCAATAAAGATCATTCTATCCACGGATTCCTTGTACAGCTCCCCCTTCCCGAACACATTAACGAGGATATGATCATAAATGCCATAGATCCTAAGAAGGATGTGGATTGTTTTCATCCAGTCAATGTTGGAAAGATGTTAATAGGCAATCCAAGTTTTCTTCCGGCCACACCTGCTGGAGTTCAGCAGATGCTAATAAGGTCAGGTATACAAACGGCCGGTAAGCATGTCGTTGTTGTAGGAAGGAGCAACATAGTAGGAAAGCCAATGGCGGCCATGATGTTCCAGAAAGGAAATGGTGCCGATTCTACAGTTACGCTGGTACATTCAAAAACAAAGGATCTTGCATCTATGACACGTCAGGCAGACATCCTTATAGTGGCCATAGGAAAACCAATGTTCATAACTAGGGACATGGTCAAAGAGGGGGCCGTCGTTATCGATGTGGGTACCAACAGGATAGAAGATCCAAAATCGAAGGATGGTTTCAGATCGGTAGGGGACGTAGATTTTGAAAATGTTAAAGAGGTCGCATCTGCGATAACACCCGTTCCCAAAGGTGTCGGTCCTATGACGATATGTATGTTGATGGCTAATGCAGTTAAAGCGGCAGAAAATGCCGCTTCTTCCAGGTGA
- the nuoB gene encoding NADH-quinone oxidoreductase subunit NuoB: protein MDMSLYPHAVAMSAEEFTTWSSAMINDLLSAGTKKTVDKLTGPIWSWAMKNSMHPLHWGLACCALEMAAASAPRFDAERYGMIYRSSPRQTDILLVNGWISKKIRPEIRRLYEQIPNPKWVVAMGECAISGGPWYDSYNTVQGLDQILPVDVYIPGCPARPDAMIDGFMLLQKKIDDYFARGVFLED from the coding sequence ATGGATATGAGTCTCTACCCCCACGCCGTTGCAATGAGTGCAGAGGAGTTCACGACATGGTCTTCAGCCATGATCAACGATCTGCTCTCTGCGGGTACGAAAAAGACCGTCGACAAACTGACTGGACCAATTTGGTCCTGGGCAATGAAAAATTCTATGCACCCTCTGCACTGGGGCCTTGCATGCTGCGCTCTTGAGATGGCAGCGGCATCCGCACCTCGTTTTGATGCAGAAAGGTATGGAATGATCTACAGGTCTTCTCCTAGGCAGACTGATATCCTTCTGGTAAATGGCTGGATCTCTAAGAAGATCCGTCCAGAGATCAGACGTCTTTACGAACAGATACCTAACCCCAAGTGGGTCGTGGCAATGGGCGAATGTGCAATATCCGGAGGACCCTGGTACGATTCATATAATACCGTTCAGGGACTGGATCAGATCCTTCCTGTTGATGTATATATCCCAGGATGTCCCGCAAGACCTGATGCAATGATCGACGGATTCATGCTTTTACAGAAGAAGATCGATGACTACTTCGCAAGAGGGGTTTTCCTGGAGGACTGA
- a CDS encoding RNA 2'-phosphotransferase — protein MIRDCENHGYFRAEYCPICGEEGKFIMSDYEVEKLGRTMAGILRHGKFELEMDEQGFVDIRDIVSAVKERNPRMKWLRPHHIEAMVETDPKGRYQISGADVRATYGHTIKLNLNLPTDNIPYTLYYPTTDEECDIIRETGILPSDRSMVHLSKTYWDAVRVGSIRTEDPVILEIDVVGCEEAGIKIGRAAKTVFLCDNVPPEFLIIVEEEDIDGEDEYDDEDGKGED, from the coding sequence ATGATAAGAGATTGCGAGAACCACGGATATTTCCGCGCAGAGTACTGCCCGATCTGCGGAGAAGAGGGCAAATTCATAATGAGCGATTATGAGGTTGAAAAGCTAGGAAGGACCATGGCAGGGATCCTTAGGCATGGAAAATTCGAACTCGAGATGGATGAACAAGGGTTTGTTGACATCAGGGATATAGTTTCTGCTGTAAAAGAGAGAAATCCACGTATGAAATGGTTGAGGCCCCATCATATCGAGGCAATGGTCGAGACAGATCCTAAAGGAAGATATCAGATATCTGGTGCAGACGTCAGAGCCACTTATGGACACACAATAAAATTAAATCTCAATTTGCCAACGGACAATATACCATACACACTTTATTATCCAACGACCGATGAAGAGTGCGACATCATCAGAGAGACAGGAATTCTTCCATCTGACAGGTCAATGGTCCATCTTTCTAAGACCTACTGGGATGCGGTCAGAGTAGGTTCGATCCGTACAGAGGATCCCGTGATATTGGAGATTGATGTCGTAGGTTGCGAGGAGGCAGGTATAAAGATCGGAAGGGCTGCAAAAACTGTATTCCTCTGTGATAATGTTCCTCCGGAGTTCCTCATAATCGTCGAAGAAGAAGATATCGACGGCGAGGACGAATACGACGATGAAGATGGAAAAGGCGAGGATTGA
- a CDS encoding DUF1743 domain-containing protein codes for MVQILRPDEVKAKYGQLFCQGFLTMVDEEKGIAQVVEKCISRGPGEWDIVNRRRTGGVIDDIRMEGQTLIMNTIIGERELKFGPASVDMGGQGLSALKVEGNEVRTTWYGIAGASVGIGACIPQCKDVIRTEYPDDFRIGGAFRAHVDIITPKMVRVIIGLDDTDTKEKGASWVVALRLGTSCPIGRFIDHKIIQLNPKVPNKTTNCCSTAVSFAVKEEDIPSLVEYCRDFIKENSYSEDAVMTVYKGLKVPEAVMKFGWDAKSIIFNIDDAIKIAEENGIQIISVTGMKGVIGAVAAIGCFDYGEKAAGIPEDFE; via the coding sequence ATGGTACAGATCCTGAGACCAGATGAGGTCAAGGCCAAGTACGGGCAATTATTCTGTCAGGGATTTCTCACGATGGTAGATGAGGAAAAGGGTATTGCACAGGTAGTTGAGAAATGTATTTCACGCGGTCCAGGAGAATGGGATATTGTCAACAGAAGGCGCACAGGCGGTGTCATCGATGATATCCGCATGGAAGGTCAAACGTTGATAATGAATACCATAATTGGTGAAAGGGAATTGAAGTTTGGACCAGCGTCTGTTGATATGGGTGGACAGGGGCTTTCCGCGTTAAAGGTCGAAGGCAATGAGGTACGTACCACATGGTATGGTATCGCTGGGGCTTCTGTTGGAATAGGTGCTTGCATACCCCAATGTAAAGATGTGATAAGGACCGAATATCCAGATGATTTTAGGATCGGCGGGGCCTTTAGGGCACATGTCGATATCATAACACCAAAGATGGTCAGGGTTATCATCGGATTAGACGATACGGATACTAAAGAGAAGGGGGCTTCTTGGGTGGTCGCACTTAGACTCGGGACGTCATGCCCAATAGGTAGGTTCATAGATCATAAGATAATTCAATTGAATCCAAAGGTTCCAAACAAGACAACCAACTGTTGTTCAACGGCTGTTTCTTTTGCTGTGAAAGAGGAAGACATTCCGTCACTCGTTGAATATTGCAGAGATTTCATAAAAGAAAACTCTTATTCCGAGGATGCAGTAATGACTGTTTACAAAGGGCTTAAGGTGCCAGAAGCCGTCATGAAGTTCGGTTGGGACGCAAAGAGCATTATTTTCAATATAGATGACGCGATAAAGATCGCAGAGGAAAACGGCATCCAAATAATATCTGTAACAGGTATGAAAGGCGTTATAGGCGCAGTAGCTGCGATCGGATGCTTTGATTATGGGGAAAAGGCCGCAGGAATACCTGAAGATTTTGAGTGA
- a CDS encoding NADH-quinone oxidoreductase subunit D has product MMERDLMDIRAETDELTTDKMWVIMGPQHPFSHGLWTLKVELDGEIITDAEPIVGYLHRGWEKECENRPYAKIVPMADRLCYAASMTYSHLYCMTVEKALDIEVPEKAQYIRVVSDEICRISSHLMWLAAVGTDLGNFTVFLWCMREREYWMDLFVRLCGARMTTNYPRIGGVRNDITDLFDRDVDRCTEHFEKSLWDIITLIDDSSIFVSRMKGTGILTREQCVNLGITGPAMRGNGVDFDIRRDDPYETYGKIDFEVPVMNDGDSYSRYMVRVEELFQSCRIIKQAMQKIRAIGKNAPYRLKVPTNVPACTAMCRLEDPRGESLMYLVADGSGKPYRLKVRSPIFTNVSASKPLVVGSRIADVPAIMAMIDMCLGETDR; this is encoded by the coding sequence ATGATGGAAAGAGATCTTATGGATATAAGAGCAGAGACCGATGAGCTCACTACCGATAAGATGTGGGTCATCATGGGTCCTCAGCACCCGTTCTCTCACGGACTGTGGACGCTCAAAGTTGAGCTCGACGGAGAGATCATCACTGATGCAGAGCCGATAGTAGGATATCTGCACAGGGGATGGGAAAAAGAGTGTGAGAACAGACCATATGCGAAAATCGTTCCGATGGCCGATCGTCTTTGTTACGCGGCCTCGATGACATATTCTCATCTTTATTGTATGACCGTTGAGAAAGCTCTCGACATTGAAGTACCTGAGAAAGCGCAGTACATCAGGGTAGTTTCTGATGAGATATGCCGTATCAGTTCGCACCTCATGTGGTTGGCTGCCGTTGGTACTGACCTTGGAAACTTTACGGTTTTCCTTTGGTGCATGAGGGAAAGAGAGTATTGGATGGATCTTTTTGTTAGACTTTGTGGAGCAAGGATGACAACTAACTACCCCCGTATCGGAGGAGTGAGGAATGACATTACAGATCTTTTCGACAGAGATGTTGACAGATGCACAGAGCATTTTGAGAAGTCCTTGTGGGACATTATCACTTTGATCGATGATTCTTCAATATTCGTCTCAAGAATGAAAGGTACCGGAATTCTTACGCGTGAGCAGTGTGTAAACCTCGGAATAACGGGACCTGCCATGAGAGGAAACGGCGTGGACTTTGATATTCGCCGTGACGATCCGTACGAGACTTATGGTAAGATTGATTTCGAAGTACCCGTCATGAATGATGGAGATTCATACTCCAGATACATGGTCAGGGTCGAGGAGCTTTTCCAGTCCTGTAGGATCATAAAGCAGGCAATGCAGAAGATCAGGGCAATAGGAAAGAATGCGCCATATAGACTCAAAGTACCTACTAATGTACCAGCTTGTACTGCAATGTGTAGACTCGAAGATCCACGTGGAGAGTCTCTGATGTACCTTGTGGCCGATGGAAGCGGAAAGCCTTATAGGTTGAAAGTACGCAGTCCGATATTTACGAACGTTTCAGCATCTAAACCGTTGGTCGTTGGAAGCAGGATCGCAGATGTTCCTGCTATAATGGCCATGATAGATATGTGTCTTGGAGAGACTGACAGGTGA
- a CDS encoding NADH-quinone oxidoreductase subunit A, whose product MSLIMTYLPLVVVSIIALGFAPLSWLVSRFIRPTKTTAWMETTYECGSEPIGEAHVQFKFQYYSFAIIFVVFDLVATFLMVWAVAFGGLSTMATIWMLIFFAIMILGVTYALKKEEHVWI is encoded by the coding sequence ATGTCACTAATTATGACCTATCTACCATTGGTCGTCGTGAGCATAATCGCTCTCGGTTTCGCACCTTTGTCGTGGTTAGTATCGAGGTTCATCAGACCTACTAAAACGACCGCGTGGATGGAGACAACATATGAGTGCGGTTCGGAACCAATCGGAGAGGCTCACGTTCAGTTCAAATTCCAATATTATTCTTTTGCAATTATTTTTGTAGTTTTTGATCTGGTCGCAACTTTCCTCATGGTTTGGGCCGTTGCTTTTGGAGGCCTTTCAACAATGGCCACCATATGGATGCTCATCTTCTTCGCGATCATGATATTGGGTGTGACATACGCTCTCAAAAAGGAGGAACACGTATGGATATGA